The Knoellia sp. S7-12 region ACGCGGAGCATGCCCTCCTGGGCGACGGTCGCGACGAGGGTGCCGTCGGCGGCGAACATCCGGCCGAGGCCGAGCCCGCGACCGCCCTGGGCCGACGGCGACTGCTGTGAATAGAGGATCCACTCGTCTGCCCGTGCCGGTCGGTGGAACCACATCGCGTGGTCGAGGCTGGCGACATTGAGTCCCCCACCCACCCACTGGCGGCCGTGGCGGCGCAGGACCGGCTCGAGCAGGGCGTAGTCGGACGCATACGCGAGAACGGCCGAGTGCAACAGCGGGTCGTCGGGCAGGGTGCCGACAGCGCGCGTCCACACGCTCTGACGTGCGACGGCCTCCTCGCCGGGAGCCAGGAAGAGCTGACCCTCGACGTGGCGCTGCTCGATGGCGCGCCCCTCGGCGAGATGCTTGGCGCCGGGATGGTCGATGCCGCCGAAGACGTCGCTCAAGGACTGCAGGCCGTCCGGCCCGGGCACGTCGGGCATCGCGTCCTGGTGATCGAGGCCGTCGGCCGGCTCCTGGAACGAGCAGCTCATCGAGAGGATCGGCTTGCCGTTCTGGATGGCGTGGGCCCGACGGGTCGAAAAGGACCGGCCATCGCGCATCTTCTCCACCGCGAAGTAGATCGGCTGGGTGTCGTCTCCCGGGCGCATGAAGTAGGCGTGCAGCGAGTGGATGGGTCGCGGGGATTCGCCTTCGTCGGAAGTGACCGTGCGACCACAGGCCACCAGCCCCTGTGCGAGGACCTGCCCACCGAACACGCGTCCGTGGGGCATCTTCTGGCTCTGACCCAGGAAGAGGGTCATCTCCTCGGCGAAGGTCGCTGGAATCGGGACGGAGTCAGCGCCATCGCCGGTGGGGCGGGTGGTGATGTTCACGTCGGCCGTCCCGACCTCCTTGAGGTCGAGGACGGCGAGCAGGTCGGCGAGGGCAGTCTGTGCGGGGTCACTCACAGGGGTCACCCTAACGATCCTCGGGTCGCTCCCAGCCCACCGGAGGCGCGTGGGCTGGCGCCGCCGTGGAGCTCAAGCCACCAGTGGGCCGTGCGGATGCTCGGCCCGCCCACGACGACGGACCGTGACGCCGTCGGCGACCCGCGCCATGGCGCGCTCGAGCCGTGCGGCCGCCTCGACCAGCTCATCGGGAGTCAGCACGTAGGGCAACCGGATCCACCGGTCGAGGCCACCCGCGGCCGCGAAGCGAGGGCCGCTGGCGATGAGCAGACCCTCATCCTCGGCAGCCATCGTCACCTCCGCCGCGATGGGGGCTGGGAGCTCGAGCCACAGGGACAGTCCACCGCTCGGGAGGACGAACTTCAGTTGGGGCAGGCGTTCGCGCAGGGCGCCAGCAAGAGCGTCGCG contains the following coding sequences:
- a CDS encoding acyl-CoA thioesterase II, translated to MSDPAQTALADLLAVLDLKEVGTADVNITTRPTGDGADSVPIPATFAEEMTLFLGQSQKMPHGRVFGGQVLAQGLVACGRTVTSDEGESPRPIHSLHAYFMRPGDDTQPIYFAVEKMRDGRSFSTRRAHAIQNGKPILSMSCSFQEPADGLDHQDAMPDVPGPDGLQSLSDVFGGIDHPGAKHLAEGRAIEQRHVEGQLFLAPGEEAVARQSVWTRAVGTLPDDPLLHSAVLAYASDYALLEPVLRRHGRQWVGGGLNVASLDHAMWFHRPARADEWILYSQQSPSAQGGRGLGLGRMFAADGTLVATVAQEGMLRVRDNLG